A genomic segment from Fundulus heteroclitus isolate FHET01 chromosome 6, MU-UCD_Fhet_4.1, whole genome shotgun sequence encodes:
- the neurod6b gene encoding neurogenic differentiation factor 6-B: MLTRGDMLTLPFEELHMMCEPRFGANYPRESLPESLQEQERQQRTTARSDPDMMREAEDDLSDREEDEREDDQDENGLQKKRGPRKKRPGKEQVDRAKLRRQEANARERSRMHGLNAALESLRKVVPCYSKTQKLSKIETLRLAKNYIWALSETLSAGKRPDLLAFVQTLCKGLSQPTTNLVAGCLQLNARNFLTDHNGEVMFSGRSPYEAMYSYTGSDMNSPPGHSGGSLEASSKPFRHYSYSSAYETYFENPSPDSGSPHFDGQLSPPMNFNGIFSLKHDDPPDYGKSGHYGVRYCGAPGRTALAPNSMYRVSPEARFPYDLHVRSQSFQTQGEVNGSYHS; the protein is encoded by the exons ATGCTGACCAGAG GAGATATGTTGACGCTGCCATTCGAGGAACTTCATATGATGTGTGAGCCGCGCTTTGGTGCCAACTATCCCCGCGAAAGCCTGCCCGAGAGCCTGCAGGAGCAGGAGCGACAACAGCGCACCACGGCCAGGTCAGACCCGGACATGATGAGGGAGGCCGAGGACGACCTCTCCGACAGGGAGGAGGACGAAAGGGAGGACGATCAGGACGAGAACGGGCTGCAGAAGAAACGGGGGCCGCGGAAAAAGAGGCCCGGCAAGGAGCAGGTGGACAGGGCCAAACTCCGGCGTCAGGAAGCCAACGCCCGGGAGCGTAGTCGGATGCACGGCTTGAACGCCGCGCTGGAGAGTCTGCGCAAAGTTGTGCCGTGCTACTCCAAAACTCAGAAACTGTCCAAGATCGAGACGCTCAGACTGGCGAAAAATTACATTTGGGCCCTCTCAGAGACCCTGAGCGCCGGGAAGAGACCGGACCTCCTCGCTTTTGTGCAGACTTTGTGCAAAGGATTATCTCAGCCAACCACCAACTTGGTTGCGGGCTGTTTGCAGCTGAACGCCAGGAATTTTCTCACGGATCACAACGGAGAGGTGATGTTTTCTGGCAGGTCTCCTTACGAAGCTATGTACTCGTACACCGGCTCGGACATGAACTCGCCCCCGGGCCACAGCGGCGGTAGCCTGGAAGCCAGCTCCAAGCCGTTCCGACACTACAGCTACAGCAGCGCCTACGAGACTTACTTCGAGAACCCGTCCCCGGACAGCGGGAGCCCACACTTTGACGGCCAGCTCAGCCCCCCGATGAACTTCAATGGGATCTTCTCCCTGAAACACGACGACCCGCCAGATTACGGGAAAAGTGGCCACTATGGCGTGCGTTACTGTGGCGCGCCAGGGCGCACGGCCCTTGCACCCAACTCCATGTACCGAGTCTCCCCGGAGGCCCGTTTCCCGTACGATCTGCACGTCCGCAGCCAGTCCTTCCAAACCCAGGGGGAAGTCAATGGCTCTTACCACAGTTAA